The sequence GCTGGTGGGTCTGTCCCCGGCAATCGACAAGAAGCCCAGCCAGCTCTCGGGCGGCATGAAGCAACGCGTGGGCATTGCGCGCGCCTTTGCCATCCAGCCCAAGATGTTGCTGCTCGACGAGCCCTTCGGCGCGCTCGATGCGCTCACACGCGGCACGATCCAGGACGAGCTGATGGGCATCGTGCGCGAGACGCACCAGACCGTTTTCATGATCACGCACGATGTGGACGAAGCCATCCTGCTGGCCGACCGCATCCTGCTGATGAGCAACGGATCCGAGACGCCCAACGGCTACAAGCCCGGCGGCATGGCCGAGGTGGTGGTCAACCCGCTGCCACGCAGCCGCACACGCGCACAACTGCACCACCTCGATGGTTACTACGACCTGCGCAACCACATCGTGGATTTTTTGGTCTCGCGCGCCAAGGCGCACTGACCCCTTTTTCTTTCCTTTCTCCACCACAAGCAACGAGGCAACACCATGAGCCGACTCGACGTCACCGAAAAAATCATCACCACCAAAGTCACCAAGGGCCTGAGCTGGGCCGACGTGGCCAAGAAGGTGGGCCAGTCCAAGGAATGGACCACCGCGCTCTGCCTGGGCCAGATGACCGCCACGCCCGCGCAAGCCAAGGTGCTGGGCAAGATCTTCGGTCTCTCCAGCGACGAACAGAAGTGGCTGATGGTCGTGCCCTACAAGGGTTCGCTGCCCACCACGGTGCCCACCGATCCACTGATCTACCGCTTCTACGAACTCGTGAGCGTGTACGGCACGACCTTCAAGGAACTGATCCACGAAGAGTTCGGCGACGGCATCATGAGCGCGATCGATTTCAAGATGGACATGCAGCGCCAGGCCGACCCGAACGGCGACCGCGTCAACATCGTCATGTCCGGGAAATTCCTCCCCTACAAGCAGTACTGATGGAGCTCCGCCCGCCGCTGCCGCCCTTCACCGCCGAGACGGCGGCGCAGAAGGTGCGCATGGCCGAGGACGCGTGGAATTCGCGCGACCCCGACCGGGTGGTCAAGGTCTACACCGAGGACACGCGCTGGCGCAACCGCGCGGAGTTTCCGGTGGGCCGAGAGCAGGTGCACGCCTTCCTGGTGCGCAAGTGGGCGAAGGAACTGGAGTACCGCCTCATCAAGGAACTCTGGGCCTTCACCGACAACCGCATCGCGGTGCGCTTCGTCTACGAATGGCACGACGACTCGGGCCAGTGGTTCCGCTCTTTCGGGAACGAGAACTGGCAGTTCACGCCCGAGGGCTACATGGAGCAGCGCCACGCCAGCATCAACGACCGGCCAATCGCCGCCGATGAGCGCCTGTTCCACTGGCCGCTCGGCGCTCGGCCCCAGGACCATGCGGGTTTGACCGCGCTCGGTCTCTGAGCAAGCAGCGGTCGCTCAGGCCCGCACGCCGGCGGTCAATGCAGCCAGCTGCTGCTGCAGCCAGTCGCGCAGAGCGCGTGCCGCTGGCGTGATCTGGCGTCGACCGGGCAGCACCAGGTGTAGGGGCGCCGGCTCGCCGCGCCAGGCCGGGTTCACGCGCACCAACTGACCCGCAGCGAGTTCGGCCGACACATCGAGCCACGACTTGTGCGCAACGCCCAGCCCCGCCAGCGCCCAGCGCTTGACCACCTCACCGTCGTTGGCCGAGCGGCTGCCACGCACCGGCACGTCCACCCACTGGCCGTCGATCTGCAGGCGCCACGCCTTGGGCACTTCGCCGCCGAGCATGAAGCGCAAGGCCTCGTGTTCCATCAAATCCTGCGCACGCGTG is a genomic window of Hydrogenophaga sp. RAC07 containing:
- a CDS encoding ABC transporter ATP-binding protein; protein product: MWSDTSVRESAVLPQATAPAPTKAPKMTGFLQVENLAKAYQADKPVFADVSFAIDKGEFVCIIGHSGCGKTTILNVLAGLDTATSGHCFMDGREIAGPSLERGVVFQSHALMPWLSVRQNIAFAVKSRWPDWSRAQINEHAEKFVALVGLSPAIDKKPSQLSGGMKQRVGIARAFAIQPKMLLLDEPFGALDALTRGTIQDELMGIVRETHQTVFMITHDVDEAILLADRILLMSNGSETPNGYKPGGMAEVVVNPLPRSRTRAQLHHLDGYYDLRNHIVDFLVSRAKAH
- the cynS gene encoding cyanase, whose product is MSRLDVTEKIITTKVTKGLSWADVAKKVGQSKEWTTALCLGQMTATPAQAKVLGKIFGLSSDEQKWLMVVPYKGSLPTTVPTDPLIYRFYELVSVYGTTFKELIHEEFGDGIMSAIDFKMDMQRQADPNGDRVNIVMSGKFLPYKQY
- a CDS encoding nuclear transport factor 2 family protein, whose product is MELRPPLPPFTAETAAQKVRMAEDAWNSRDPDRVVKVYTEDTRWRNRAEFPVGREQVHAFLVRKWAKELEYRLIKELWAFTDNRIAVRFVYEWHDDSGQWFRSFGNENWQFTPEGYMEQRHASINDRPIAADERLFHWPLGARPQDHAGLTALGL